The following proteins are encoded in a genomic region of Alphaproteobacteria bacterium:
- a CDS encoding DUF169 domain-containing protein — MSDTAHDISAETLKILAEKLNGLLAIRTLPIGIKLFENIDEMMQVRGIRTPTEGYNFTGCQLVTQARIAGFTLGIVHDNVRPDSNCGGVFGLNAPSESYLSGEQMDGVWFENREAARGHQDGMTRVEPGRYHGVCASPLRGARLNPPDIVLFYANPAQTILFVNGLQWKRYKRYDMSITGESACSDAWGRALATGETSISIPCYAERRYGGVADDEMLLAMPPDEFGRGIEGLEGIAKNGLRYPIPPYGAHMDPGVGLARSYASGRG, encoded by the coding sequence ATGTCCGATACTGCCCATGACATCTCGGCCGAGACTCTCAAAATTTTGGCCGAAAAGCTGAACGGTCTGCTCGCTATTCGCACTTTGCCAATCGGTATCAAGCTGTTTGAAAACATCGACGAGATGATGCAGGTGCGCGGCATCCGCACGCCAACCGAAGGCTATAACTTTACCGGCTGTCAGCTTGTCACCCAGGCTCGCATTGCCGGCTTCACGTTGGGTATCGTGCACGACAATGTTCGCCCCGATAGCAATTGTGGTGGCGTCTTCGGTTTGAATGCTCCGAGCGAGAGCTACTTGTCTGGTGAACAGATGGACGGCGTGTGGTTCGAGAACCGCGAGGCGGCGCGTGGTCATCAGGATGGCATGACGCGCGTTGAGCCCGGGCGTTATCACGGTGTCTGCGCGTCCCCGCTTCGCGGTGCCCGTCTCAATCCGCCGGACATCGTTCTGTTCTACGCCAACCCGGCCCAGACAATCCTGTTCGTTAACGGCCTGCAGTGGAAGCGTTACAAGCGCTACGACATGTCGATTACTGGCGAAAGCGCCTGTTCCGATGCCTGGGGCAGGGCGCTGGCGACGGGCGAAACCTCTATCTCGATTCCTTGCTATGCCGAGCGCCGCTACGGCGGCGTCGCCGATGACGAGATGCTGCTCGCTATGCCGCCCGACGAATTCGGTCGCGGCATCGAGGGCCTGGAGGGCATCGCCAAGAACGGCCTGCGCTATCCCATCCCGCCATACGGCGCTCATATGGACCCGGGCGTCGGTTTGGCTCGCAGCTATGCCTCGGGGAGGGGTTAG
- a CDS encoding VOC family protein, translated as MASFAILATNHTSFTVSDLDRSVAFFTEALGFSLVHRGGRDPALIEKVVGVPGADIEAAYIQGPGHRLELIQYKGPADRKRVESRPCDTGFAHVAYDVDDIDAALAAAAPFGFKPLNQPQDLHHGPNAGGRVVYTRDDDGVTVEYIQPSKR; from the coding sequence ATGGCCAGCTTCGCGATTCTCGCGACCAACCACACCAGTTTTACGGTTTCGGACCTCGATCGGTCGGTGGCGTTTTTCACCGAGGCACTCGGCTTTAGTCTGGTCCATCGCGGCGGCCGTGACCCGGCATTAATCGAGAAGGTAGTCGGTGTGCCAGGCGCCGATATCGAGGCCGCCTACATTCAGGGCCCCGGTCACCGGCTCGAGCTGATCCAGTACAAGGGCCCGGCGGACCGCAAGCGGGTCGAGAGCCGCCCCTGCGATACGGGCTTCGCCCATGTTGCCTATGACGTGGATGACATCGATGCCGCGCTTGCCGCCGCCGCACCCTTCGGCTTCAAGCCCCTGAACCAGCCCCAGGACCTCCACCACGGCCCCAATGCTGGTGGCCGCGTCGTCTATACACGCGATGATGACGGGGTGACGGTGGAATATATTCAACCGTCGAAACGCTAG
- a CDS encoding spermidine/putrescine ABC transporter substrate-binding protein, which yields MSFGQAISSRRQLLAGAGAALGVTLLPWRAQAEEARLNVYNWDTYIGATTLETFAAATGVSVQYDLFASNEELFAKLQAGNPGYDVIVPSDYMIESMIALDMLVPLDHAQLPNLRHLDPDPNFSDPAFNPGNRFAVPYLWGTMGIGYRKSAGPRPDSWATVFESDAYAGRIALLDDPRAMLGMALKYLGYSMNSIDAAQIAAARDVIIAAKPRIKTFAPDSGQDMLLAGDVDLAVEWSGDIVQVMQEDPDLDYVIPSQGGSVWMDTLAIPKGAPHLENAHAFINHIYDPAVNAEIARITRYPTPNLAAKALIDVADRDNPAIYPPAEVIATSETLIDVGDAARLYDEAWTVIQAA from the coding sequence ATGAGTTTTGGGCAGGCTATTTCGAGCCGGCGGCAGCTTCTGGCAGGCGCTGGGGCGGCGCTAGGTGTCACGCTGCTACCCTGGCGCGCACAGGCCGAGGAAGCTCGGCTCAACGTCTACAATTGGGATACCTATATTGGCGCGACGACGCTCGAAACTTTTGCGGCCGCGACCGGTGTTTCGGTGCAATACGACCTCTTCGCCTCGAACGAGGAGCTGTTCGCCAAGTTACAGGCCGGAAACCCGGGCTATGACGTCATCGTGCCGAGCGATTACATGATCGAGTCGATGATCGCGCTCGACATGCTAGTGCCGCTTGACCATGCGCAGCTGCCTAACCTACGCCATCTCGATCCCGATCCTAATTTCTCCGATCCGGCCTTTAATCCCGGCAACCGTTTTGCCGTGCCCTATCTCTGGGGCACAATGGGGATTGGCTATCGCAAGTCGGCGGGTCCCCGGCCCGACAGCTGGGCGACGGTGTTCGAGTCGGATGCTTATGCTGGGCGCATTGCGCTGCTCGACGACCCGCGGGCGATGCTGGGCATGGCGCTCAAATATCTTGGCTACAGCATGAACAGTATCGACGCGGCTCAGATCGCCGCTGCGCGCGATGTCATCATTGCGGCCAAGCCGCGCATCAAGACCTTTGCGCCGGATTCGGGCCAGGACATGCTGCTCGCCGGTGACGTCGACTTGGCCGTCGAATGGTCTGGCGATATCGTCCAGGTCATGCAGGAAGACCCGGACCTCGACTACGTCATCCCGAGCCAGGGCGGCAGTGTCTGGATGGATACGCTGGCCATCCCCAAGGGCGCGCCGCATCTTGAGAATGCCCATGCCTTCATCAATCACATCTACGATCCGGCGGTGAATGCGGAAATCGCTAGGATCACGCGCTATCCGACACCAAATCTGGCGGCTAAGGCGCTGATCGATGTGGCTGATCGCGATAATCCAGCAATCTATCCACCGGCGGAGGTCATCGCCACCAGCGAAACGCTCATCGATGTAGGCGATGCGGCGCGCCTCTACGATGAGGCCTGGACCGTGATCCAGGCCGCCTGA
- a CDS encoding carboxyl transferase domain-containing protein, with the protein MGILQSHIDTKAEDYVANRERMLALITEFRSAEAKVRAYSERGRVRFEKRGKMMPRDRVSMLLDRGRPFVELSSLAGLGLDDDDGDATAAGGGLVIGIGFVSDLRVLVIAHDSAIKGGAMTPYGLDKALRAQEIAIRNKLPLVTLAESAGADLLYQSRLFVRGGRTFANQARLSAAGIPQVTVVHGSSTAGGAYLPGLSDYVVLVRGHSKIFLAGPPLLKAATGEVADDETLGGAEMHAAVSGTGEYLAEDDADGIRIGRDILAMLARRWEPLVPRAVAPAPLYDAEELLGLVPTDYRQPYDAREVIARLVDSSNFLDFKPDYGAVTLCGHAAIEGHGVGLIANNGPIDTDGATKAAQFIQLCCQSATPIVYLQNTTGYMVGAEAEARGIVKHGSKMIQAVANATVPQLTLIIGASFGAGNYGMCGRSYDPRFLFAWPNSRIAVMGGEQAAGVMTIIAEDRARREGKALDSKTLAKREQAIVAQFDRESTALYATAHVWDDGIIDPRDSRRLLGFLLATCAEADVRTLRPSSFGVARM; encoded by the coding sequence ATGGGCATTCTGCAAAGCCATATTGATACCAAGGCGGAAGACTACGTCGCAAACCGCGAGCGCATGCTGGCACTGATCACTGAGTTTCGCTCGGCGGAAGCAAAGGTGCGGGCGTATTCTGAGCGCGGCCGGGTTCGTTTCGAAAAGCGAGGCAAGATGATGCCGCGCGACCGTGTCTCCATGCTGCTCGATCGCGGCCGGCCTTTCGTCGAGCTCTCGTCGCTGGCCGGGCTCGGTCTCGACGACGACGACGGCGACGCCACTGCGGCCGGTGGCGGGTTGGTCATCGGCATCGGCTTCGTGTCGGACCTGCGCGTCCTCGTCATTGCCCACGATAGCGCCATCAAGGGTGGCGCCATGACGCCATACGGCCTAGACAAGGCGCTGCGGGCTCAGGAGATAGCGATCCGCAACAAGTTGCCGCTGGTAACCCTTGCCGAGAGTGCCGGTGCCGACCTGCTCTACCAGTCGCGCCTTTTCGTGCGTGGTGGGCGCACCTTCGCCAACCAGGCGCGGCTATCGGCGGCGGGCATTCCCCAGGTCACCGTAGTGCACGGCTCGTCGACTGCGGGTGGTGCCTATTTGCCAGGGCTTTCCGATTACGTGGTGCTGGTGCGTGGGCACTCAAAGATCTTTCTTGCTGGTCCGCCGCTGCTCAAGGCAGCGACGGGTGAGGTCGCCGACGACGAGACGCTGGGCGGGGCGGAGATGCATGCGGCGGTCAGTGGCACCGGCGAATATCTGGCCGAGGACGACGCTGACGGCATCCGCATAGGCCGTGACATCCTCGCCATGCTGGCCCGGCGCTGGGAGCCGTTAGTGCCGCGCGCAGTGGCTCCCGCGCCGCTATACGACGCGGAAGAGTTACTCGGCCTGGTGCCGACCGACTACCGGCAGCCCTATGACGCACGCGAGGTCATCGCGCGGCTGGTTGATAGCTCCAATTTTCTGGACTTCAAGCCCGACTACGGCGCTGTCACACTTTGCGGTCACGCTGCGATCGAAGGCCATGGGGTCGGCCTGATTGCCAATAACGGACCCATCGATACTGACGGCGCCACCAAGGCGGCGCAGTTCATCCAGTTGTGCTGCCAATCGGCTACGCCAATCGTCTATCTGCAGAACACTACCGGCTACATGGTTGGTGCCGAGGCCGAGGCGCGCGGTATCGTCAAGCACGGCTCGAAGATGATCCAGGCGGTGGCTAACGCCACTGTGCCGCAGCTCACGCTGATCATTGGCGCCTCGTTCGGAGCCGGCAATTACGGTATGTGCGGTCGCTCCTACGACCCGCGCTTTCTCTTCGCCTGGCCCAACAGCCGCATCGCCGTAATGGGTGGCGAACAGGCTGCGGGCGTCATGACCATCATCGCCGAAGACCGCGCGCGGCGCGAGGGTAAGGCGCTGGATTCAAAGACCTTGGCAAAGCGAGAGCAGGCCATCGTCGCCCAGTTCGACCGCGAATCTACCGCGCTATACGCTACCGCTCACGTCTGGGACGACGGCATCATCGACCCCCGCGACAGCCGCCGGCTACTGGGGTTCTTGTTGGCTACCTGCGCCGAGGCTGATGTCAGGACGCTGAGACCCAGCAGCTTCGGCGTGGCGAGGATGTAG
- a CDS encoding dehydrogenase E1 component subunit alpha/beta → MTTMQPIDLGNKQLPRKLVETLYTTMRRIRTFDQRAQELFDEGVVKGTAHSYVGEEAVAAGVCAALRDDDYLASNHRGHGHCIAKGANLDRMMAELMGRDTGYCRGLGGSMHIADLDLGILGANGIVGASMPLAVGAGLAAKLRGKGQVSIAFFGDGANNQGTFHESLNLASVWKLPVIFICENNQYALSTSYRNTTSVEQVATRAAGYSIPGVTIDGNDVAEVHLVAAEAIERARAGEGPTLIEAMTYRWGQHSMRVNIRDPRPEAEREDWTTNRDPLARLEDAITSNSVITKKRMKEINDTLAEELAGAESYGKAGPEPVVEVMQAAVYAPHANVVEPGPEGSRELSFPEALNEALTQEMERDESVFLMGEDVGETGGIFTVSKGLYERFGADRVRDTPISEASFVGCGVGAAIAGMRPIVEIQIFDFVALTMDMLVNQAAKFRFMLGGKPTVPLVVRGPQGGGIRLAAQHSQSLEAWFTHVPGLVVVAPSTPYDAKGLLMSAIRDDNPVIFLESKLLYLGASGPVPEQPYAIPLGKADIKRKGTDATVVATSSMVPRALAAAEMLAREGIEIEIVDPRTLKPLDEETILASVAKTNRLLIVHEAWRSGGFGAEVAAMVAEKGFDDLDAPIARIGALDTPMPYNDELERAVIPSQDRIIEELRTLLP, encoded by the coding sequence ATGACGACGATGCAACCGATTGATCTTGGCAATAAGCAGCTTCCGCGCAAGCTGGTTGAAACGCTTTACACTACCATGCGCCGTATCCGCACTTTCGACCAGCGTGCGCAGGAACTGTTCGACGAGGGCGTGGTCAAGGGCACTGCGCACAGCTATGTCGGCGAGGAAGCGGTGGCAGCCGGTGTCTGCGCGGCGTTGCGCGACGACGACTATCTGGCCAGCAACCATCGCGGCCACGGCCATTGTATCGCAAAGGGCGCCAACCTCGACCGCATGATGGCCGAGCTGATGGGCCGCGATACCGGCTATTGCCGCGGCCTTGGCGGCTCCATGCACATTGCGGACCTCGATCTTGGCATCCTCGGCGCGAACGGTATCGTCGGCGCCTCCATGCCGCTTGCGGTGGGAGCTGGCCTTGCTGCCAAGCTGCGAGGAAAAGGCCAGGTTTCCATCGCTTTTTTCGGCGACGGTGCCAACAATCAGGGCACTTTCCACGAATCCCTAAATCTCGCCTCGGTGTGGAAGCTGCCGGTCATCTTTATTTGCGAGAACAATCAATACGCGCTGAGCACATCCTATCGCAACACCACGTCGGTGGAGCAGGTGGCTACGCGTGCCGCAGGCTACAGTATCCCCGGGGTCACGATAGACGGTAACGATGTCGCCGAGGTGCATCTGGTCGCAGCCGAGGCGATCGAGCGTGCCCGTGCCGGGGAGGGTCCGACGCTGATCGAGGCGATGACCTATCGCTGGGGCCAACATTCCATGCGCGTCAATATTCGTGACCCGCGCCCCGAGGCCGAGCGCGAGGATTGGACGACCAATCGCGATCCCCTGGCGCGTCTCGAGGACGCCATCACGTCGAACAGTGTGATCACTAAGAAGCGCATGAAGGAGATCAACGACACCCTTGCCGAAGAGCTGGCCGGTGCTGAGAGCTACGGCAAGGCCGGTCCCGAGCCAGTCGTCGAGGTCATGCAGGCAGCGGTCTACGCGCCCCACGCCAATGTCGTCGAGCCGGGGCCAGAGGGTAGCCGCGAGTTGTCCTTTCCCGAGGCCTTGAACGAGGCGCTGACACAAGAGATGGAGCGCGACGAAAGTGTCTTTCTGATGGGCGAGGATGTGGGCGAGACCGGCGGTATTTTCACTGTCAGCAAGGGGCTGTACGAGCGTTTCGGTGCCGACCGCGTGCGCGATACGCCGATCTCGGAGGCGAGCTTCGTCGGCTGCGGCGTCGGCGCCGCCATCGCTGGTATGCGTCCCATCGTCGAGATCCAGATCTTCGATTTCGTTGCCCTGACCATGGACATGCTGGTCAACCAGGCCGCCAAGTTTCGCTTCATGCTTGGGGGCAAGCCCACTGTGCCACTAGTGGTGCGTGGCCCCCAAGGAGGTGGTATCCGGCTTGCTGCGCAGCACAGCCAGAGCCTGGAGGCCTGGTTTACCCATGTGCCAGGTCTGGTCGTGGTGGCGCCGTCGACGCCCTATGACGCCAAGGGTCTACTGATGTCGGCGATCCGCGACGATAATCCGGTGATCTTTCTCGAATCCAAGCTGCTCTATCTGGGCGCCTCCGGCCCCGTGCCCGAGCAGCCCTACGCCATTCCGCTCGGCAAGGCCGATATCAAGCGCAAAGGCACTGACGCTACTGTTGTAGCCACCAGTTCGATGGTGCCGCGCGCCCTTGCGGCGGCGGAGATGCTGGCCCGTGAAGGCATCGAGATTGAGATTGTCGATCCGCGCACTCTCAAGCCCCTCGACGAGGAGACCATCCTCGCCTCGGTCGCCAAAACCAACCGCCTGCTCATCGTACATGAGGCCTGGCGCTCGGGCGGCTTCGGCGCCGAGGTGGCGGCCATGGTGGCAGAAAAAGGTTTCGATGATCTTGATGCGCCTATCGCCCGTATCGGCGCGCTGGACACACCCATGCCCTATAACGATGAACTCGAGCGCGCGGTGATACCGTCGCAGGATCGCATCATCGAGGAACTGCGGACCCTACTTCCGTGA
- a CDS encoding SMP-30/gluconolactonase/LRE family protein: MTTAEAQMFYEGVDSGFPAPSGDTSVLPVGSKLMRLWDGGCALTEGVAAGHDGYMYFSDITFTKFCKDPTNTYLQAGNIWRYDPRSGNTTIYRSPSGMSNGIKFDTDGNMIAALGADYGGRMLIKTEMATGRTFILSGLFRGRPYNALNDITIDEQGRIYFSDPRYLGHEPVEQPGFAIYRLDTDGSVHRIVTAAGKTNGVLVSPDQKTFYVVSNDNGFLGFMQLDEGEGTLKGHHLLQAFDLAADGTVSNRRVLIDYAPDSGPDGLVADIDGNIYVAERSESRPGIAVRTVTGKELAFISTGQEMPTNVGFGRGAEADVLYVTSGKSLYKIKMAKKGYELP; this comes from the coding sequence GTGACCACCGCCGAAGCACAGATGTTTTACGAAGGTGTGGATTCCGGTTTCCCGGCGCCGAGCGGCGATACGAGCGTGTTGCCCGTCGGCTCGAAGCTGATGCGCCTTTGGGATGGCGGTTGCGCTCTTACCGAGGGGGTCGCTGCCGGGCATGACGGCTACATGTATTTCAGCGATATCACCTTCACCAAGTTTTGCAAGGATCCCACCAACACCTACCTTCAGGCCGGCAATATCTGGCGATACGATCCCCGGTCTGGCAATACAACCATCTACCGTTCACCGTCTGGCATGTCGAACGGAATCAAATTCGATACCGACGGCAACATGATCGCCGCACTAGGGGCGGATTACGGTGGGCGCATGCTGATCAAGACTGAAATGGCCACCGGCCGGACTTTTATCCTGAGCGGCCTGTTCCGAGGCCGGCCCTACAACGCCTTGAACGACATCACCATCGATGAGCAGGGCCGCATCTATTTCAGCGACCCCCGCTATCTGGGCCATGAGCCGGTCGAGCAGCCGGGCTTCGCGATCTATCGCCTGGACACTGACGGCTCGGTCCATCGAATCGTGACCGCTGCCGGCAAGACCAATGGCGTCCTTGTGTCGCCCGATCAGAAGACCTTTTACGTGGTCAGCAACGACAACGGTTTTCTGGGCTTCATGCAACTAGACGAAGGCGAGGGGACCCTGAAGGGGCACCATCTGCTCCAGGCGTTCGATCTTGCCGCCGACGGCACCGTCAGCAACCGGCGGGTCCTGATCGATTATGCACCCGACAGCGGCCCAGACGGGCTAGTCGCCGATATCGACGGCAATATCTATGTTGCCGAACGCTCCGAGAGCCGGCCGGGCATCGCGGTCCGTACGGTAACTGGCAAGGAACTGGCCTTTATTTCGACCGGCCAGGAAATGCCGACCAATGTTGGGTTCGGCCGGGGCGCCGAAGCGGATGTTCTGTACGTGACGTCCGGCAAGAGCCTCTACAAGATCAAGATGGCCAAGAAGGGCTACGAACTACCGTAG
- a CDS encoding ABC transporter permease has product MESWRRDKAGFTILTLPASVWLLLFFTLPLTLVWVYSFGERGPHGQTEFTVSLANYIRALEWIHLGVIWKSLMIAVVVMLICLVLGFPMALGIAFAAPRWRTPLLVLVMLPFWTNLLVRTYAWVAVLRDRGHINGVLEWLHGLLGGAPEAFEPLPLLYNQTAVMIGLVHVHLPFLVLPLYAAMARLDWQLLEASLDLGANQWRTLRSVLLPLVMPGLVTGCLLVFVLALGSFLTPDLLGGTDSMMIGNLIAREFGGARDWPFGAALSFLLVYAAFAALWLRASLGGGRA; this is encoded by the coding sequence ATGGAGAGCTGGCGGCGAGACAAGGCGGGGTTCACGATTCTGACTTTGCCGGCGAGCGTCTGGCTACTTCTCTTTTTTACTCTGCCCTTGACGCTGGTCTGGGTCTATAGCTTTGGCGAGCGTGGCCCGCATGGCCAGACAGAGTTTACCGTTTCGCTCGCTAATTATATCCGAGCGCTCGAATGGATCCATCTCGGCGTGATTTGGAAATCTCTGATGATCGCCGTCGTGGTGATGCTGATTTGTCTGGTGCTCGGTTTCCCAATGGCTCTCGGCATCGCCTTCGCCGCGCCGCGCTGGCGCACGCCGCTCCTGGTCCTGGTGATGCTGCCGTTCTGGACCAATCTGCTGGTGCGGACCTATGCCTGGGTGGCGGTGCTGCGCGATCGTGGCCATATTAACGGCGTGTTGGAGTGGTTGCACGGTTTGCTCGGTGGGGCGCCCGAGGCATTCGAGCCGCTACCCTTGCTCTATAACCAGACCGCGGTGATGATCGGGCTGGTGCATGTACATCTGCCATTCTTGGTCTTGCCGCTTTACGCCGCTATGGCGCGGCTTGACTGGCAGCTTCTCGAGGCAAGCCTAGATCTGGGTGCCAACCAGTGGCGAACGTTGCGCTCGGTGCTGTTGCCACTGGTCATGCCGGGACTGGTAACCGGTTGCTTGCTGGTTTTCGTGCTTGCCCTCGGCAGCTTCCTCACGCCAGATCTTCTCGGTGGCACCGATAGCATGATGATCGGTAACCTCATCGCACGCGAGTTCGGCGGTGCCCGGGACTGGCCATTCGGTGCGGCGCTGTCGTTTCTGTTGGTCTACGCTGCCTTTGCCGCGCTCTGGCTGCGTGCCAGCCTCGGTGGAGGCCGCGCATGA
- a CDS encoding DUF1489 family protein, with amino-acid sequence MLKMCVGINSVAQLRERQGERLGRLEAAGQPARLAHWTRNFPRRAAQILDGGSLYWIIRGQVRVRQRITSLDCLKAEGTGKRCAIILDADLIETVLQPRRPMQGWRYFEPEDVPADLSPGAAAEAAAMPVEMAEELRELGLL; translated from the coding sequence ATGCTCAAAATGTGCGTTGGCATCAACAGTGTAGCCCAGTTGCGGGAGCGCCAGGGTGAGCGCCTAGGCCGGCTCGAGGCTGCCGGACAGCCGGCGCGGCTCGCCCACTGGACACGCAATTTTCCCCGTCGCGCAGCGCAAATTCTCGACGGCGGCTCGCTCTATTGGATCATCAGGGGCCAGGTTCGCGTGCGCCAACGCATCACTTCGCTAGATTGCCTGAAGGCGGAGGGCACAGGCAAGCGCTGCGCCATCATCCTCGATGCCGATTTGATCGAGACGGTATTGCAGCCGAGGCGGCCGATGCAGGGTTGGCGCTATTTTGAGCCTGAGGACGTGCCCGCCGACCTGAGTCCGGGTGCCGCGGCGGAGGCAGCTGCCATGCCAGTCGAAATGGCTGAGGAGCTGAGAGAACTCGGTCTGCTCTGA
- a CDS encoding ABC transporter ATP-binding protein: protein MSSLTVRHVSKRFGNTRAAVDVNLTVAEGELFALLGPSACGKTTLLRLIAGLEEPDSGSILVGGAEMVGVAVNERPINMVFQSYALFPYMSVADNVSYGLRVLGMARNEVAARVAEALSLVRLGGLEYRRPDTLSGGQRQRVALARALVKRPKVLLLDEPLSALDAKLRDEMGQELVRLQKTLGIAFVLVTHDQDEALSMADRVAVMDHGRICQVAPPRELYERPASRFVAAFLGTTNMFEGQIVGREGDAVMIEVAGLGCLAVPHAGDASGRITLVLRPEKLLLADAAPASGPRLQGQVRETNYRGDHTRVTLNTAAGPVVMTAATAPAIGETVWLCWDAADMRLLVEET, encoded by the coding sequence ATGAGTTCGCTAACGGTGCGTCATGTCTCGAAGCGCTTTGGCAATACCAGAGCTGCTGTTGATGTCAACTTGACGGTGGCAGAAGGAGAGCTGTTCGCGCTGCTCGGGCCATCAGCTTGCGGCAAGACCACGTTGCTACGGCTAATCGCTGGGCTGGAAGAGCCGGATTCCGGCAGCATTCTCGTTGGGGGTGCAGAAATGGTGGGCGTTGCTGTCAATGAGCGGCCCATCAACATGGTTTTTCAAAGCTATGCGCTGTTTCCATATATGAGCGTCGCCGATAACGTCTCATATGGCTTGCGCGTCCTCGGCATGGCGCGAAACGAGGTTGCGGCACGGGTCGCTGAGGCCCTGTCGCTGGTGCGCCTTGGCGGCCTGGAATACCGCCGCCCAGACACGCTGTCGGGCGGGCAGCGCCAGCGCGTCGCCTTGGCTCGCGCCCTGGTCAAGCGGCCAAAAGTGCTGTTGCTGGACGAGCCCCTGTCAGCGCTTGACGCAAAGCTGCGCGACGAGATGGGGCAGGAGTTGGTGCGTCTCCAAAAGACGCTTGGTATCGCCTTTGTGCTGGTTACCCACGACCAGGACGAAGCTTTGTCGATGGCCGACCGTGTGGCGGTCATGGATCACGGACGCATATGCCAGGTCGCCCCACCGCGCGAGCTTTACGAGAGGCCGGCAAGTCGCTTCGTCGCGGCCTTTCTCGGCACCACTAATATGTTTGAAGGGCAAATCGTTGGGCGCGAGGGCGATGCCGTCATGATCGAGGTCGCTGGGCTCGGGTGTCTTGCCGTACCGCATGCGGGCGACGCCTCTGGTAGGATAACCTTGGTGCTGCGGCCGGAAAAGCTGCTTCTCGCTGATGCGGCGCCGGCCTCTGGCCCCCGATTGCAGGGCCAGGTCCGCGAAACCAATTACCGCGGAGATCACACCCGGGTCACGCTCAATACCGCAGCTGGGCCCGTGGTGATGACGGCGGCGACAGCTCCCGCCATCGGCGAGACTGTTTGGCTTTGCTGGGACGCTGCCGACATGCGGCTGTTAGTCGAGGAAACCTAA
- a CDS encoding ABC transporter permease, with translation MSAVDYGRRGWVRLMLVAGFIFLYFPILSLIVFSFNDSKRNVTWRGFTLAYYEKALANESLHQALSNSLLIAGWTTVVATVIGTMLGLSLQRYRFRGKGVFESWVHLPIVVPEVCFGVALMVFFAAIRLPLGLTTVILSHIAFSIPFVAVVIRARMASFDPALEEAAHDLGASRWQSFRHVTLPHLMVGIVASALLVATLSLDDFVITFFTSGPGATTLPLKIYSMARFSVTPEINAASTVLMALTVMLVLGAVAIQTRWRR, from the coding sequence ATGAGCGCCGTCGACTATGGCCGCCGCGGCTGGGTGAGGCTGATGCTGGTCGCCGGTTTCATTTTCCTTTATTTCCCAATCTTGTCGCTAATCGTCTTCAGCTTCAACGACAGCAAGCGTAATGTTACTTGGCGTGGGTTTACCCTTGCTTATTACGAAAAGGCTCTGGCTAACGAATCCCTGCATCAGGCTCTTTCTAACAGTCTTCTGATTGCGGGTTGGACAACCGTCGTGGCGACCGTTATCGGTACTATGCTAGGTCTGTCATTGCAGCGCTATCGATTTCGCGGGAAAGGTGTCTTCGAGAGTTGGGTTCATCTACCTATTGTCGTGCCAGAGGTTTGTTTTGGCGTCGCTCTAATGGTTTTTTTTGCCGCTATCCGTCTGCCGCTTGGCCTGACGACGGTGATCCTAAGTCACATAGCCTTTTCTATCCCCTTCGTCGCCGTGGTCATCCGCGCTCGTATGGCGAGCTTCGACCCGGCGCTCGAGGAGGCCGCCCACGACCTAGGCGCCAGCCGCTGGCAGAGCTTTCGCCATGTCACCCTGCCGCACTTGATGGTGGGCATCGTTGCTTCGGCGCTGCTGGTTGCAACCCTATCTCTGGACGATTTTGTCATCACCTTCTTTACATCTGGTCCGGGTGCGACGACCTTGCCGCTCAAGATCTACTCCATGGCGCGATTCAGCGTCACGCCAGAGATTAATGCCGCCTCAACGGTATTGATGGCCCTGACGGTAATGTTGGTCCTCGGTGCTGTGGCAATACAAACCCGGTGGCGTCGATGA